From Daphnia pulicaria isolate SC F1-1A chromosome 4, SC_F0-13Bv2, whole genome shotgun sequence, one genomic window encodes:
- the LOC124337668 gene encoding uncharacterized protein LOC124337668: MASANDAMDAAVAAANSAVAAANRIDAVELQLTGIAQQLQLLLGGGGGAGGGGAGGGGAGGGGPGGGAGGGGPGGGGGAGGGGGGGGAGGGGASQRRRIDTSCLEKLHGDASLAQLRSWRNRWNDFCHLNQLNAYPVNEQMAAFRMALDPAMQQVVEVALGILPTSPLSPSDVIDRITDHVRSKRNIALDRVAFDECRQHTSESFDDFYIRLRTLADAADICAACLDSRMATRIMAGIRDTETRRKLLALSPFPTGQQAINICRSDESAKASEKSLNHPPSVAQLQSKSQRPDTPSDNHRCGSCGRSAHRANDPCPATGKQCHRCGGMNHFSPCCSKNRKQEKTEGAGAGGGSGGHGNGGTSSGGANSRGDAGSSRPRSHMQRVVIGNVCAKRRRPAPTISLQCCDSDGAVITTVHNVTPDGGAEVTVAGLDVMRALGVSEKDLASAAFDLVMADKSTPLLAVGEKEITVCYEGTTAAITFTFCPEVDGVLLSWFDCVALGILHEDYPRPWRHSQKGTSVSSIGATPPSFVYDGPLPLSPSPDEIQRIGDAIARGYADVFDQSGILTEMKGPEMVIELKDDAEPYYVNGARPIPFADRPEVKKLLDGLVEKDHTKLNRHVRRPTHPTRTPRDAVAEISGDATYFSTFDAASGYKFLRASMGLSSSSDEYNRRADLAFQGVGNTVRVVDDLLRYDSSFPEHVMGVCAVLSAARDAGITFNIKKFQFAQPQVQWVGFQIQQGGVAVDPDKVRAISDFPRPTNITELRSFIGLVEQLAGFSTEVAAAKGPLRPLLSARNAFIWTEDHDSAFAAVKAALTAPPILAHFDPDLETSLQVDASRKQGMGYALLQRHGSIWKLVDANSRWCTDTESRYAIVELELAAVEWAMRKCRLYLLGLPHFRLVVDHQALVTILDKYTLDAVENPKLQRLKERLSPFIFTTEWRRGRDHAIPDALSRAPVHDPGPDDEAANTDASSFARHVVLGQIQVLQRDTDDTAEPAHGVEPDHLPDPMLDQLRAVAAADADYRDLVTAISSGFPTPREKTSMSVRQYWAIREALSVDNGIALFGRRIIVPLSARREVLGKLHAAHQGIVRMKRRARQTVYWPGISNEITFLVESCQPCQERRPHHQQEPLLRDPLPTRVFEDVSKDLFQFGQLHVLVYVDRLSGWPVVHRWFHDPSAREVSQAIVESFTNLGVPARLRSDNGPQFEAHAFQSMLRNWGVVWGNSTPGYSQSNGHAEAAVAAMKDLVAKIAPTGDVTSEAFAQGMLEFRNTPRENGLSPAEMVFGHQLRSIVPAHRSSFATQWQKIMEATDRQAELDAVIKFRYDEHARPLGPLSVGTAVRVRDPKSKLWDKVGVIVAIGRYRSYRIKFAFVYSFIFVCVKRFAARCPSSPLGTGCCVRGNVACNRQGLLAGKGSWLGLEAGSSRTICVLTLNTITIALSDRTKT; the protein is encoded by the exons ATGGCGTCGGCAAATGACGCTATGGATGCGGCAGTGGCAGCAGCCAACTCGGCAGTGGCAGCAGCCAATCGCATTGACGCAGTCGAATTACAATTGACCGGCATCGCGCAACAACTTCAGCTATTGCtcggtggcggcggtggcgctggCGGAGGTGGCGCaggcggcggtggcgctggTGGAGGTGGCCCAGGCGGTGGCGCTGGCGGAGGTGGCccaggcggcggcggtggcgcagGCGGAGGTGGCGGTGGAGGTGGCGCTGGCGGTGGCGGGGCTTCCCAACGCCGTCGCATCGACACCTCCTGTTTGGAAAAATTGCACGGAGACGCGTCTCTGGCCCAGCTCCGCTCCTGGCGGAATCGGTGGAATGATTTTTGCCACTTGAACCAATTGAACGCCTACCCGGTGAATGAGCAGATGGCGGCATTTCGGATGGCGCTGGATCCAGCCATGCAGCAGGTAGTGGAGGTGGCTTTGGGCATCCTTCCTACGTCGCCCTTATCGCCTTCTGACGTCATCGACCGCATCACGGATCACGTTCGATCTAAGCGGAACATCGCGTTGGACCGCGTGGCGTTTGACGAATGCCGACAGCACACGTCCGAATCCTTCGACGACTTCTACATCCGCCTCCGGACGCTTGCGGACGCAGCCGACATTTGTGCCGCGTGCTTGGACTCTCGGATGGCTACCCGCATTATGGCCGGCATACGAGACACGGAGACGCGGAGGAAGCTGCTGGCACTCAGTCCATTTCCGACCGGTCAGCAGGCCATCAACATCTGCCGCAGCGACGAGTCAGCTAAGGCCAGTGAAAAATCGCTGAATCACCCGCCGTCAGTCGCACAGCTCCAGTCGAAGAGTCAACGTCCCGATACGCCATCCGACAACCATAGATGCGGCTCCTGCGGACGATCGGCGCACCGCGCTAATGACCCCTGCCCAGCGACCGGTAAGCAATGTCACCGATGCGGTGGCATGAATCACTTTTCTCCATGTTGTTCGAAGAATCGCAAGCAGGAGAAGACGGAAGGGGCCGGAGCgggtggcggcagcggcggtcATGGCAACGGTGGCACCTCCAGTGGCGGCGCTAATAGTCGGGGCGATGCCGGCAGCAGTCGGCCGCGTTCTCACATGCAGCGCGTAGTCATCGGCAACGTCTGTGCAAAACGCCGTCGTCCTGCTCCAACCATCTCTCTACAGTGCTGTGATTCGGACGGGGCGGTCATCACCACCGTGCATAACGTGACCCCCGACGGCGGGGCAGAAGTTACAGTGGCGGGCCTCGATGTGATGCGTGCGTTGGGCGTATCAGAAAAAGACCTCGCATCCGCGGCGTTTGACCTTGTAATGGCAGATAAATCTACCCCCCTCTTGGCTGTCGGTGAGAAGGAGATTACAGTGTGTTATGAGGGGACAACGGCAGCGATCACCTTTACATTTTGCCCGGAGGTTGACGGCGTCCTTCTGTCGTGGTTTGACTGTGTCGCTTTGGGCATTCTGCACGAGGATTACCCTCGTCCATGGAGACATTCACAAAAGGGTACGTCTGTCAGTTCTATCGGAGCAACCCCACCATCATTTGTGTATGACGGCCCTCTCCCATTATCTCCGTCCCCAGATGAGATCCAGCGGATTGGAGACGCCATCGCCCGGGGCTATGCCGACGTGTTCGACCAGTCCGGTATACTAACCGAAATGAAAGGGCCGGAGATGGTAATCGAGCTGAAAGACGACGCGGAACCGTACTATGTCAACGGCGCTCGCCCAATCCCGTTCGCGGACCGACCGGAAGTAAAGAAATTGCTGGACGGACTCGTGGAAAAAG ATCACACCAAGCTGAATCGTCACGTTCGGCGGCCCACTCATCCTACCCGAACTCCGAGAGACGCAGTGGCCGAGATCAGCGGCGACGCCACCTACTTTTCAACGTTTGACGCGGCCAGCGG GTACAAGTTCCTGCGAGCCTCTATGGGGTTGAGCAGCTCCAGCGACGAATACAACAGAAGGGCGGACTTAGCGTTCCAAGGTGTCGGCAACACCGTCCGCGTCGTGGACGACCTCCTTCGGTACGATTCATCCTTTCCAGAACATGTGATGGGCGTCTGTGCTGTCCTATCGGCGGCCCGGGACGCCGGCATCACGTTCAACATCAAGAAATTCCAGTTTGCCCAACCGCAAGTTCAATGGGTGGGATTCCAAATCCAACAGGGAGGTGTTGCTGTAGACCCCGATAAAGTGCGAGCCATCTCGGACTTCCCGCGTCCGACCAACATCACCGAACTCCGATCGTTTATTGGGCTCGTCGAGCAGCTGGCCGGATTTTCCACGGAGGTGGCCGCCGCCAAGGGCCCTCTACGTCCTCTGCTGAGCGCCCGTAACGCATTCATCTGGACCGAAGACCATGACAGCGCGTTCGCGGCAGTCAAAGCCGCACTCACGGCGCCGCCTATCTTGGCCCATTTTGACCCAGATCTGGAAACGTCCCTCCAAGTGGATGCTTCCCGCAAGCAGGGGATGGGTTACGCTCTACTCCAGCGCCACGGATCGATTTGGAAGCTGGTGGATGCCAACTCCCGTTGGTGTACCGACACGGAGTCAAGATACGCCATAGTGGAGTTAGAATTGGCGGCGGTCGAGTGGGCGATGAGGAAATGCCGCTTGTATCTGCTGGGCCTACCTCACTTCCGCCTTGTCGTTGATCATCAAGCCCTCGTCACCATCCTCGACAAATATACGCTAGATGCCGTCGAAAATCCAAAACTGCAGCGTTTGAAAGAGCGCCTTTCCCCTTTCATCTTCACAACAGAGTGGCGCAGAGGCCGCGATCACGCCATTCCAGACGCCTTATCTCGAGCTCCTGTCCACGATCCTGGCCCAGACGACGAAGCTGCCAACACGGACGCCTCGTCCTTTGCCCGACACGTTGTGTTGGGTCAGATCCAGGTCCTGCAACGCGACACCGACGACACCGCGGAGCCAGCTCACGGCGTTGAGCCCGACCACCTGCCGGACCCCATGCTGGACCAACTGAGAGCGGTGGCCGCGGCTGACGCCGATTACAGAGACCTTGTGACGGCCATTTCGTCTGGTTTCCCCACTCCCCGAGAGAAAACGTCAATGTCGGTGCGCCAGTATTGGGCCATTCGAGAAGCCTTATCAGTCGATAACGGAATCGCCCTTTTCGGCCGCCGGATCATCGTTCCACTATCCGCCCGGCGCGAGGTATTAGGGAAGCTCCATGCGGCCCACCAGGGGATTGTGCGGATGAAGCGGCGGGCCCGGCAGACGGTCTATTGGCCTGGAATTTCCAACGAAATAACCTTCTTAGTGGAGAGCTGCCAACCATGCCAGGAGCGGCGGCCCCATCACCAACAGGAGCCCCTCTTGCGCGACCCCCTGCCAACGCGGGTGTTTGAGGACGTCTCCAAGGACCTTTTCCAGTTCGGCCAGCTTCACGTTTTGGTGTACGTGGATCGCCTATCGGGCTGGCCCGTTGTTCATCGTTGGTTCCACGATCCGTCCGCCCGTGAGGTTTCTCAGGCCATTGTGGAGTCTTTCACCAATCTCGGCGTCCCGGCAAGACTGCGGTCCGACAACGGCCCTCAATTTGAGGCACATGCTTTCCAGTCCATGTTACGCAACTGGGGAGTCGTTTGGGGCAATTCGACCCCGGGCTACTCCCAAAGCAACGGGCATGCCGAGGCGGCGGTGGCAGCCATGAAGGATCTCGTGGCCAAAATTGCGCCAACCGGCGACGTGACGTCGGAAGCTTTCGCCCAGGGGATGCTAGAGTTCCGGAATACCCCCAGAGAAAACGGACTCTCCCCGGCAGAGATGGTGTTCGGCCACCAATTGCGATCCATCGTCCCGGCGCATCGATCCTCCTTCGCGACCCAGTGGCAGAAAATTATGGAAGCAACGGATCGCCAAGCGGAACTCGACGCCGTCATTAAATTCCGCTACGATGAACATGCCCGGCCATTGGGGCCGCTTTCTGTTGGCACAGCCGTACGCGTCCGGGATCCGAAGTCCAAACTGTGGGACAAAGTTGGGGTCATCGTGGCCATCGGTCGGTACCGGTCATACCGCATCAAATTCGCGTTTGtttattcctttatttttgtttgtgttaagCGGTTCGCCGCTCGTTGTCCGTCTTCACCGCTTGGGACGGGTTGTTGTGTACGTGGCAACGTCGCTTGCAACCGCCAAGGGCTACTTGCCGGTAAAGGCAGTTGGCTTGGCTTAGAGGCTGGAAGCAGTCGCACGATTTGTGTGCTTACCCTGAATACAATTACGATCGCCCTTAGCGACCGAACAAAGACATAA
- the LOC124337666 gene encoding uncharacterized protein LOC124337666: MSDPEQSSDSSSNSSSSGSDSSRRGGVKKFRLSSEKSASLADWVVSGLDDTRKVLERPLDPNYIKKNANLLINPNLDDAFYIRLKAVKSSSAAKTNIDPIEKIYRNQTFKILDLVKPIMFLASQLKKKKKSRADAKAVKTALKLWAVVYHDITNARRRNILAQIYPQNIGLLDDKAVLPTGGEHLFGSKFTQALVEQVKTLNALENAGGPRASGSKGGHDQRQANRDFSHSPSSSGGRYSNFKGSRSNKDSHRSNFDLGSPNPANKGDQNNNNK; the protein is encoded by the exons ATGTCGgatcccgaacagtcgagcgATTCTAGCTCAAATTCTAGTAGTTCAGGCTCCGACTCATCAAGAAGAGGAGGCGTAAAGAAATTTCGTCTCTCAAGTGAAAAGTCAGCTAGTTTGGCCGACTGGGTCGTATCGGGTTTAGATGACACTCGAAAAGTGCTAGAGAGGCCTTTAGACCCAAACTATATAAAGAAGAACGCCAACCTGCTGATCAACCCCAATCTAGATGATGCATTCTACATCCGGCTGAAGGCAGTTAAGTCATCTTCGGCAGCCAAAACCAACATCGACCCAATCGAGAAAATCTACAGGAACCAAACCTTTAAGATACTTGACTTAGTCAAGCCCATCATGTTTCTAGCAAGTCagctcaagaagaagaagaaatcccgaGCCGACGCCAAGGCGGTCAAAACAGCTCTGAAGCTCTGGGCGGTGGTGTACCACGACATCACGAACGCGCGACGCCGCAACATTCTGGCCCAAATCTACCCACAGAATATTGGGCTGCTAGACGACAAGGCTGTCCTGCCAACGGGTGGGGAACACCTCTTTGGTTCGAAGTTCACCCAGGCCCTGGTCGAGCAAGTGAAAACTCTGAACGCTCTCGAAAATGCGGGAGGCCCTCGCGCGTCCGGATCTAAAGGTGGCCATGATCAACGCCAAGCGAATCGCGATTTCAGCCACTCTCCTTCATCTTCAGGCGGTCGCTATTCCAATTTTAAAGGATCTCG ATCCAACAAGGATAGCCACAGATCCAATTTCGACCTTGGCTCACCCAATCCCGCCAATAAAGGCGatcagaacaacaacaacaaatag